The Trueperaceae bacterium DNA segment CCGGCCAGGAACGAGAAGGCGCCCGAGCCGCCCTCCTCGGCGCTCACGTGAGTGATCACCTCGTCGGCCACGACGAGCACCGAGCTGGAGGTGGCGGGCAGGGCGGCTCCGGCTACCTGCTCGTCCCGGTTCGGGGGCAGAGGTGCTGCCTCGGCGACCGGAGCATCCTGGGTCGGGGGCAAAGGTGCGGCGAGAGCGCCGCCGGCGGGGTTAGGCCGGCCTTCGTTGGTCGCCTCTGCAGCCCCGCCTTCGGGGAGCGCCGCTTGCTCGCCGGCGGCCTGGTCTCGAGCCGCCTGCTCTGCCCCTTCCTCCTCGGCAGCGGCTGCCTGAGCTGCCGCCTGCTCTTCCGCGGCTCGTTCTGCCTCGGCCTGGGCTCTGGCCTCGGCCTCCGCTCGCGCCTGTGCCTCTGCCTCCGCCTGTGCCTGTGCCTCCGCCTGTGCCTGTGCCTCTGCCTCCGCTCGGGCCTGTGCCTCGGCCTCGGCCTGCGCCCTGGCTTCCGCTTCCGCCTGCGCTCGAGCTTCGGCCTGAGCTCTCGCTCGCTGCTCTGCCAGCGCTCGGGCCTGGCGTTGCTCGCGTAGCTGCTCCTCGGCCGCCGAGATGTAGAAGCGATAGCTGGAGTCTTGGGGAGCCAGCTGCGCGGCCCGCTGGAAGCGCTCCAACGCCTGCTCGAAATCTCCGCGAGAGAACTGGATCCTGCCCAACAGGGCGTGAGCTTCGGCTATCTCGGGGTTCCGTGCCAGCGCCTCCAGGAGCAGCTCCTCTGCCCGCACCGAGTCGCCCCGTTCGTACGCCGCGGTGCCCTCAGAGAAGGCGGCATACGCTTCCTCGCCGTAGCGGGACCTGTTTCGCGCCAGCGCCAGTGCGGCCCGCGCCTCGTCGTGGTCGGGTTCCAGTTCGACGAGTCGTTGCAGGTAGGCGACGGCGTCGTTGGGGCGTCCGACCTCGAGCGCGACCCGGCCCGCCCGCTCGAGCGCCTCGGCATAACGGGGGTTCAGTTCGGCGGCCCTGGCGAACTGCCTCAGCGCCTCCTCGGACTGCCCCTGAGCGTAGAGCGACTCGCCCCGGTCGAACGCGTCGACCGCCTCGACCCCGTACTCGAGGTAGGCATCTACCCTCGCAAGGAGGTTCCCGGCCTCTTCGTCGAGCGAGGCAAGCCTCTGGGCGTACTCTCTCGCCGCCTCGATCTCTCCGACGGCCAGATACGACTGCGTCAGCCTTCTGAGCGTCAGGCGGTCTTCCGGATTCAGTTCGTGAGCCTGTTGCAGGTAGGGGATCGCCCGCCGGTAATCCTGATTCGAATAGCTGTTGAAACCCAACCAGGTGGCGGCGCCCAGGAGCTGGTTCCGCGCCTGGGCATCCATCTCACCGCCCAGTTCGAGGTACGACTGCCAGGCGTCCCAGGCCCTGCTGTACCAGCCGGTGACGCTGTAGACCTGACCGAGGAACCGGTAC contains these protein-coding regions:
- a CDS encoding tetratricopeptide repeat protein; protein product: MAFASAGVRRRIRWARAYGGTSEVNAALRRWQSVGRWSLGLLCAWLLLFSLQPAQAQGLSDEAREVLRQGQQTAALAMVSYPDHFPDQPLWNEAISLGQRAQRLAPESIQPYRFLGQVYSVTGWYSRAWDAWQSYLELGGEMDAQARNQLLGAATWLGFNSYSNQDYRRAIPYLQQAHELNPEDRLTLRRLTQSYLAVGEIEAAREYAQRLASLDEEAGNLLARVDAYLEYGVEAVDAFDRGESLYAQGQSEEALRQFARAAELNPRYAEALERAGRVALEVGRPNDAVAYLQRLVELEPDHDEARAALALARNRSRYGEEAYAAFSEGTAAYERGDSVRAEELLLEALARNPEIAEAHALLGRIQFSRGDFEQALERFQRAAQLAPQDSSYRFYISAAEEQLREQRQARALAEQRARAQAEARAQAEAEARAQAEAEAQARAEAEAQAQAEAQAQAEAEAQARAEAEARAQAEAERAAEEQAAAQAAAAEEEGAEQAARDQAAGEQAALPEGGAAEATNEGRPNPAGGALAAPLPPTQDAPVAEAAPLPPNRDEQVAGAALPATSSSVLVVADEVITHVSAEEGGSGAFSFLAGQNLERNLAQFTSGTLYQRLEVLAKPSDEPVHYQLCLVPNDSISVQPACTSSNLLVFEEEGVYEAQQPLASMSGFEGIDWQNGLESVILVIKDPSGLPIDSRYLLGNGNEEPPDPELYYPMEVHFTAMVVPDGVPFPGWPQ